One Solea senegalensis isolate Sse05_10M linkage group LG21, IFAPA_SoseM_1, whole genome shotgun sequence DNA segment encodes these proteins:
- the tjp2a gene encoding tight junction protein ZO-2a isoform X2, whose amino-acid sequence MKFKKFITIMQAAMGIVPLNKRELLPPGRRLWRPPGDQPGSDQTSSDLLKCRRKFCWSREAQYLYLRRLSSRSYSAIKTNPVMEETVWEQYTVTLHRDSKMGFGIAVSGGRDNPNDDTGETSIVVSDVLQGGPADGLLFEKDRVVQVNAIPMDGAIHSFAVQTLRKCGKVAKITVKRPRKVPVNVVNRPPSPDDRVFNNDYNDDYGYDQDRRSAYSGGRDHSPERGGGGYMDSGYPPHERDYDRDYDRRERGRIPEREPSPDRQYRRDGSRGRTLDRSPDRRYRSDHMLDRDYSPERRHRDHSPDRRYRSERALDREYSPDRRFRSERTLDRANSPDQRYRRDSYSPGRGRGREPSFERGRERVPSEPRKYEEPVRRSGSRDRLDRSPSPPAMPIPLPRPARDLEPLERPVNVVLLKNRPNEEYGLRLGSQLFIKEMTSTGLAYRDGNLQEGDIILKINGTVTENLSLSDAGKLIEKSRGRLQLVVQRDKQQVLIRVPPMVDSDSELDDISEIESYRSYSPQDDRRGHHSDLSSHSSNEKLREKSRDDPPSRLAKMGAMPTPFRAPDRAAEDPPPVLAEREEPPPQTPPAAAVVTAASKFYAPSKVPVKPSVEDQDVYGPNTIMVHFQKGDSVGLRLAGGNDVGIFIAGVQEDSAAEQEGLHTGDQIMKVNSTDFRGMVREDAVLYLLEIPKGEDVTILVQSKPEVYEDILESGRGDSFYIRTHFEYEKEAPQSLPFSRGEIFKVTDTLYDGKLGNWLAIRTGKDNQLLEKGIIPNKSRAEQMSNVQNAARAASGNDRGDFWRLRGQRAAKKKDLRKSREDLSAAPVATRFPAYERVVLREAGFKRPVVIFGPISDAVNEKLANDMPHKFVIAKTEPKDAGTDKSSGVVRLNTIRQIIEQDLHALLDVTPKAVDTLNYTQWYPIVVFLNPDSKQGVKTMRNRILPGSNRSARKLYEQAVRLRKTCSHLFTATIDLNSANDAWYGSVKDTIQEQQDRAVWVCEGKLDGTEEDLDLHDDRMSYLSALSADYLSMDSRLASDYEDTADEGGAYTDNELDEPMDEPQPVSAIGRSSEPVLPDEKSHPEPRARMRRSGSREVLTREPSPPPAFVPEPPKVRTQTRTDSTRSYDSHTGSVVSSDPAGGNRPLPHPLPPPVALKPTLTRTANPPTEEQRSPGQEEEDPASKSFLGKKKGDQIKAFEKMDHLARAQRILELQEAENARLEIAQKHPDIYAIPVKLPKPNINRPQPIG is encoded by the exons aatccagtcatggaggaaacGGTGTGGGAGCAGTACACAGTGACCCTGCACAGG gatTCAAAGATGGGCTTCGGCATCGCCGTGTCAGGAGGGCGGGACAACCCCAACGACGACACTGGCGAGACGTCCATCGTGGTGTCTGACGTCCTGCAGGGAGGACCGGCCGACGGCCTCTTATT tgagaAAGACCGAGTGGTGCAGGTGAACGCCATCCCCATGGACGGAGCCATCCACTCGTTTGCCGTGCAGACGCTGAGGAAATGTGGCAAAGTGGCCAAAATT ACGGTGAAGAGACCCAGGAAAGTTCCAGTCAATGTTGTAAATCGTCCGCCGTCTCCCGACGATCGCGTCTTCAACAACGACTACAATGACGACTACGGCTACGACCAGGACCGCCGCAGTGCGTACAGCGGGGGGCGGGACCACAGCCCGGAGCGAGGCGGCGGAGGCTACATGGACTCCGGATACCCGCCCCACGAGCGCGACTACGACAGGGACTACGACCGCCGGGAGCGCGGCAGGATCCCGGAGAGGGAGCCCAGCCCGGACCGGCAGTACCGGAGGGACGGCAGCAGAGGGCGCACTCTGGACCGTAGCCCCGACCGCCGCTACAGGAGCGACCACATGCTCGACCGCGACTACAGTCCGGAGAGGAGGCACCGGGACCACAGCCCGGACCGCCGCTACCGCAGCGAGAGAGCCCTGGACAGGGAGTACAGCCCGGACAGACGCTTCCGCAGCGAGCGCACCCTGGACCGCGCCAACAGCCCCGACCAGCGCTACAGGCGCGACAGCTACAGCCCGGGGCGAGGCCGCGGACGCGAGCCCAGCTTCGAGCGAGGCCGAGAACGTGTTCCCAGTGAGCCGAGGAAGTACGAGGAGCCGGTCCGGCGCAGCGGGAGCAGGGACCGCCTGGACCGCTCGCCGTCGCCTCCCGCCATGCCCATCCCTCTGCCCCGACCCGCACGGGACCTGGAGCCGCTGGAGAGACCGGTGAACGTGGTGCTGCTGAAGAACCGACCCAACGAAG AGTACGGTCTTCGTCTGGGCAGTCAGCTCTTCATCAAGGAGATGACCAGCACTGGACTCGCCTACAGAGATGGGAACCTGCAGGAAGGAGACATCATACTCAAG ATTAACGGCACGGTGACGGAGAACCTGTCCCTGAGCGATGCCGGGAAGCTGATCGAGAAGTCGCGCGGGAGGCTGCAGCTGGTGGTGCAGAGGGACAAGCAGCAGGTGCTGATCCGTGTGCCGCCCATGGTCGACAGCGACTCCGAGCTCGACG aTATCTCAGAGATCGAGTCATACCGCTCCTACTCACCGCAGGACGACAGGCGAGGTCACCACTCTGACCTCTCGTCACACTCGTCCAACGAGAAGCTCAGGGAAAAGTCCAG GGATGATCCACCCAGCAGGCTGGCAAAGATGGGCGCGATGCCGACGCCGTTCAGAGCGCCCGACAGAGCCGCCGAAGACCCGCCCCCTGTGctggcagagagggaggagccacCACCACAGACGCCACCAG cagcagctgtcgtCACCGCAGCCTCTAAGTTCTACGCTCCTTCTAAGGTGCCGGTGAAGCCGAGCGTAGAAGACCAGGACGTTTACGG ACCGAACACAATCATGGTGCATTTCCAGAAAGGCGACAGCGTGGGTCTGAGGCTGGCCGGAGGAAACGACGTCGGCATCTTCATCGCCGGCGTTCAGGAGGACAGCGCCGCGGAGCAGGAGGGTCTGCACACAGGAGATCAGATCATGAAG gtGAACAGCACAGATTTCAGAGGCATGGTGCGTGAGGACGCCGTCCTCTACCTCCTGGAGATCCCCAAAGGAGAGGATGTAACCATTCTGGTTCAGAGTAAACCTGAAG TGTACGAGGACATCCTCGAGTCAGGCAGAGGCGACTCCTTCTACATCAGGACCCACTTTGAGTACGAGAAGGAGGCGCCGCAGAGTCTTCCCTTCTCCAGAGGAGAGATCTTCAAAGTGACGGACACGCTGTACGACGGCAAACTGGGAAACTGGCTGGCGATCCGCACGGGCAAAGACAACCAGCTGTTAGAGAAAGGAATCATCCCCAACAAGAGCAG AGCCGAGCAAATGTCCAACGTCCAGAACGCTGCTCGGGCGGCGTCGGGCAATGACAGAGGAGACTTCTGGAGGCTGAGGGGTCAAAGGGCAGCGAAGAAGAAGGACCTGCGCAAGAGCCGTGAGGACCTGAGCGCCGCCCCGGTGGCCACCCGCTTTCCTGCCTACGAGAGAGTGGTGTTGCGTGAAG CTGGATTCAAGAGGCCCGTGGTGATATTTGGACCCATTTCTGACGCCGTCAATGAGAAACTGGCCAACGACATGCCGCACAAGTTTGTCATCGCCA AAACGGAGCCTAAAGACGCCGGAACTGACAAATCCTCTGGAGTCGTGAGACTCAACACCATTCGACAAATCATCGAACAG GACCTCCACGCTCTCCTGGACGTGACGCCCAAAGCCGTGGACACGCTGAACTACACGCAGTGGTATCccattgttgttttcctcaACCCGGACTCCAAGCAGGGAGTCAAGACCATGAGGAACCGCATCTTACCCGGGTCCAACCGCAGCGCGCGCAAACTGTATGAGCAGGCAGTCCGACTGAGGAAGACCTGCTCACACCTCTTCACCG CGACCATCGACCTGAACTCGGCCAACGATGCGTGGTACGGCAGCGTGAAAGACACCATTCAGGAGCAGCAGGACCGAgcggtgtgggtgtgtgagggCAAG CTGGACGGCACGGAGGAGGACCTGGATCTCCACGATGACCGCATGTCCTACCTGTCCGCACTGAGCGCCGACTACCTGAGCATGGACAGTCGCCTCGCAAGCGACTACGAGGACACCGCAGACGAGGGCGGGGCTTACACCGACAACGAGCTGGACGAGCCCATGGACGAGCCGCAGCCCGTGTCGGCCATCGGTCGCTCGTCTGAGCCGGTGCTGCCGGACGAG aagtcTCACCCTGAACCTCGGGCTCGTATGAGGAGGTCAGGGAGCAGAGAGGTGTTGACCAGAGAGCCCAGTCCTCCCCCTGCTTTTGTCCCTGAACCCCCAAAG GTTCGGACTCAGACTCGGACTGACTCAACGCGCAGTTACGACTCTCACACCGGCAGCGTCGTCAGCAGTGACCCTGCAGGTGGAAATAGACCACTTCCACATCCACTTCCACCCCCTGTGGCCCTGAAGCCCACCCTCACCCGCACAGCAAACCCCcccacagaggagcagaggagtccgggtcaggaggaggaagaccCGGCCAGCAAGTCCTTCCTGGGCAAG aaaaaaggcgaCCAG ATTAAAGCGTTTGAGAAAATGGATCATTTGGCTCGAGCTCAGAGGATCCTGGAGCTGCAGGAGGCGGAGAACGCAAGA CTGGAAATCGCACAGAAACATCCAGACATCTACGCTATCCCAGTGAAGCTACCAAAACCCAACATCAACCGTCCACAGCCAATCGGGTAA
- the tjp2a gene encoding tight junction protein ZO-2a isoform X1, with protein MKFKKFITIMQAAMGIVPLNKRELLPPGRRLWRPPGDQPGSDQTSSDLLKCRRKFCWSREAQYLYLRRLSSRSYSAIKTNPVMEETVWEQYTVTLHRDSKMGFGIAVSGGRDNPNDDTGETSIVVSDVLQGGPADGLLFEKDRVVQVNAIPMDGAIHSFAVQTLRKCGKVAKITVKRPRKVPVNVVNRPPSPDDRVFNNDYNDDYGYDQDRRSAYSGGRDHSPERGGGGYMDSGYPPHERDYDRDYDRRERGRIPEREPSPDRQYRRDGSRGRTLDRSPDRRYRSDHMLDRDYSPERRHRDHSPDRRYRSERALDREYSPDRRFRSERTLDRANSPDQRYRRDSYSPGRGRGREPSFERGRERVPSEPRKYEEPVRRSGSRDRLDRSPSPPAMPIPLPRPARDLEPLERPVNVVLLKNRPNEEYGLRLGSQLFIKEMTSTGLAYRDGNLQEGDIILKINGTVTENLSLSDAGKLIEKSRGRLQLVVQRDKQQVLIRVPPMVDSDSELDDISEIESYRSYSPQDDRRGHHSDLSSHSSNEKLREKSRDDPPSRLAKMGAMPTPFRAPDRAAEDPPPVLAEREEPPPQTPPAAAAVVTAASKFYAPSKVPVKPSVEDQDVYGPNTIMVHFQKGDSVGLRLAGGNDVGIFIAGVQEDSAAEQEGLHTGDQIMKVNSTDFRGMVREDAVLYLLEIPKGEDVTILVQSKPEVYEDILESGRGDSFYIRTHFEYEKEAPQSLPFSRGEIFKVTDTLYDGKLGNWLAIRTGKDNQLLEKGIIPNKSRAEQMSNVQNAARAASGNDRGDFWRLRGQRAAKKKDLRKSREDLSAAPVATRFPAYERVVLREAGFKRPVVIFGPISDAVNEKLANDMPHKFVIAKTEPKDAGTDKSSGVVRLNTIRQIIEQDLHALLDVTPKAVDTLNYTQWYPIVVFLNPDSKQGVKTMRNRILPGSNRSARKLYEQAVRLRKTCSHLFTATIDLNSANDAWYGSVKDTIQEQQDRAVWVCEGKLDGTEEDLDLHDDRMSYLSALSADYLSMDSRLASDYEDTADEGGAYTDNELDEPMDEPQPVSAIGRSSEPVLPDEKSHPEPRARMRRSGSREVLTREPSPPPAFVPEPPKVRTQTRTDSTRSYDSHTGSVVSSDPAGGNRPLPHPLPPPVALKPTLTRTANPPTEEQRSPGQEEEDPASKSFLGKKKGDQIKAFEKMDHLARAQRILELQEAENARLEIAQKHPDIYAIPVKLPKPNINRPQPIG; from the exons aatccagtcatggaggaaacGGTGTGGGAGCAGTACACAGTGACCCTGCACAGG gatTCAAAGATGGGCTTCGGCATCGCCGTGTCAGGAGGGCGGGACAACCCCAACGACGACACTGGCGAGACGTCCATCGTGGTGTCTGACGTCCTGCAGGGAGGACCGGCCGACGGCCTCTTATT tgagaAAGACCGAGTGGTGCAGGTGAACGCCATCCCCATGGACGGAGCCATCCACTCGTTTGCCGTGCAGACGCTGAGGAAATGTGGCAAAGTGGCCAAAATT ACGGTGAAGAGACCCAGGAAAGTTCCAGTCAATGTTGTAAATCGTCCGCCGTCTCCCGACGATCGCGTCTTCAACAACGACTACAATGACGACTACGGCTACGACCAGGACCGCCGCAGTGCGTACAGCGGGGGGCGGGACCACAGCCCGGAGCGAGGCGGCGGAGGCTACATGGACTCCGGATACCCGCCCCACGAGCGCGACTACGACAGGGACTACGACCGCCGGGAGCGCGGCAGGATCCCGGAGAGGGAGCCCAGCCCGGACCGGCAGTACCGGAGGGACGGCAGCAGAGGGCGCACTCTGGACCGTAGCCCCGACCGCCGCTACAGGAGCGACCACATGCTCGACCGCGACTACAGTCCGGAGAGGAGGCACCGGGACCACAGCCCGGACCGCCGCTACCGCAGCGAGAGAGCCCTGGACAGGGAGTACAGCCCGGACAGACGCTTCCGCAGCGAGCGCACCCTGGACCGCGCCAACAGCCCCGACCAGCGCTACAGGCGCGACAGCTACAGCCCGGGGCGAGGCCGCGGACGCGAGCCCAGCTTCGAGCGAGGCCGAGAACGTGTTCCCAGTGAGCCGAGGAAGTACGAGGAGCCGGTCCGGCGCAGCGGGAGCAGGGACCGCCTGGACCGCTCGCCGTCGCCTCCCGCCATGCCCATCCCTCTGCCCCGACCCGCACGGGACCTGGAGCCGCTGGAGAGACCGGTGAACGTGGTGCTGCTGAAGAACCGACCCAACGAAG AGTACGGTCTTCGTCTGGGCAGTCAGCTCTTCATCAAGGAGATGACCAGCACTGGACTCGCCTACAGAGATGGGAACCTGCAGGAAGGAGACATCATACTCAAG ATTAACGGCACGGTGACGGAGAACCTGTCCCTGAGCGATGCCGGGAAGCTGATCGAGAAGTCGCGCGGGAGGCTGCAGCTGGTGGTGCAGAGGGACAAGCAGCAGGTGCTGATCCGTGTGCCGCCCATGGTCGACAGCGACTCCGAGCTCGACG aTATCTCAGAGATCGAGTCATACCGCTCCTACTCACCGCAGGACGACAGGCGAGGTCACCACTCTGACCTCTCGTCACACTCGTCCAACGAGAAGCTCAGGGAAAAGTCCAG GGATGATCCACCCAGCAGGCTGGCAAAGATGGGCGCGATGCCGACGCCGTTCAGAGCGCCCGACAGAGCCGCCGAAGACCCGCCCCCTGTGctggcagagagggaggagccacCACCACAGACGCCACCAG cagcagcagctgtcgtCACCGCAGCCTCTAAGTTCTACGCTCCTTCTAAGGTGCCGGTGAAGCCGAGCGTAGAAGACCAGGACGTTTACGG ACCGAACACAATCATGGTGCATTTCCAGAAAGGCGACAGCGTGGGTCTGAGGCTGGCCGGAGGAAACGACGTCGGCATCTTCATCGCCGGCGTTCAGGAGGACAGCGCCGCGGAGCAGGAGGGTCTGCACACAGGAGATCAGATCATGAAG gtGAACAGCACAGATTTCAGAGGCATGGTGCGTGAGGACGCCGTCCTCTACCTCCTGGAGATCCCCAAAGGAGAGGATGTAACCATTCTGGTTCAGAGTAAACCTGAAG TGTACGAGGACATCCTCGAGTCAGGCAGAGGCGACTCCTTCTACATCAGGACCCACTTTGAGTACGAGAAGGAGGCGCCGCAGAGTCTTCCCTTCTCCAGAGGAGAGATCTTCAAAGTGACGGACACGCTGTACGACGGCAAACTGGGAAACTGGCTGGCGATCCGCACGGGCAAAGACAACCAGCTGTTAGAGAAAGGAATCATCCCCAACAAGAGCAG AGCCGAGCAAATGTCCAACGTCCAGAACGCTGCTCGGGCGGCGTCGGGCAATGACAGAGGAGACTTCTGGAGGCTGAGGGGTCAAAGGGCAGCGAAGAAGAAGGACCTGCGCAAGAGCCGTGAGGACCTGAGCGCCGCCCCGGTGGCCACCCGCTTTCCTGCCTACGAGAGAGTGGTGTTGCGTGAAG CTGGATTCAAGAGGCCCGTGGTGATATTTGGACCCATTTCTGACGCCGTCAATGAGAAACTGGCCAACGACATGCCGCACAAGTTTGTCATCGCCA AAACGGAGCCTAAAGACGCCGGAACTGACAAATCCTCTGGAGTCGTGAGACTCAACACCATTCGACAAATCATCGAACAG GACCTCCACGCTCTCCTGGACGTGACGCCCAAAGCCGTGGACACGCTGAACTACACGCAGTGGTATCccattgttgttttcctcaACCCGGACTCCAAGCAGGGAGTCAAGACCATGAGGAACCGCATCTTACCCGGGTCCAACCGCAGCGCGCGCAAACTGTATGAGCAGGCAGTCCGACTGAGGAAGACCTGCTCACACCTCTTCACCG CGACCATCGACCTGAACTCGGCCAACGATGCGTGGTACGGCAGCGTGAAAGACACCATTCAGGAGCAGCAGGACCGAgcggtgtgggtgtgtgagggCAAG CTGGACGGCACGGAGGAGGACCTGGATCTCCACGATGACCGCATGTCCTACCTGTCCGCACTGAGCGCCGACTACCTGAGCATGGACAGTCGCCTCGCAAGCGACTACGAGGACACCGCAGACGAGGGCGGGGCTTACACCGACAACGAGCTGGACGAGCCCATGGACGAGCCGCAGCCCGTGTCGGCCATCGGTCGCTCGTCTGAGCCGGTGCTGCCGGACGAG aagtcTCACCCTGAACCTCGGGCTCGTATGAGGAGGTCAGGGAGCAGAGAGGTGTTGACCAGAGAGCCCAGTCCTCCCCCTGCTTTTGTCCCTGAACCCCCAAAG GTTCGGACTCAGACTCGGACTGACTCAACGCGCAGTTACGACTCTCACACCGGCAGCGTCGTCAGCAGTGACCCTGCAGGTGGAAATAGACCACTTCCACATCCACTTCCACCCCCTGTGGCCCTGAAGCCCACCCTCACCCGCACAGCAAACCCCcccacagaggagcagaggagtccgggtcaggaggaggaagaccCGGCCAGCAAGTCCTTCCTGGGCAAG aaaaaaggcgaCCAG ATTAAAGCGTTTGAGAAAATGGATCATTTGGCTCGAGCTCAGAGGATCCTGGAGCTGCAGGAGGCGGAGAACGCAAGA CTGGAAATCGCACAGAAACATCCAGACATCTACGCTATCCCAGTGAAGCTACCAAAACCCAACATCAACCGTCCACAGCCAATCGGGTAA
- the tjp2a gene encoding tight junction protein ZO-2a isoform X9 has translation MKTVLSLHRKWAHAVKTIRILQGLNPVMEETVWEQYTVTLHRDSKMGFGIAVSGGRDNPNDDTGETSIVVSDVLQGGPADGLLFEKDRVVQVNAIPMDGAIHSFAVQTLRKCGKVAKITVKRPRKVPVNVVNRPPSPDDRVFNNDYNDDYGYDQDRRSAYSGGRDHSPERGGGGYMDSGYPPHERDYDRDYDRRERGRIPEREPSPDRQYRRDGSRGRTLDRSPDRRYRSDHMLDRDYSPERRHRDHSPDRRYRSERALDREYSPDRRFRSERTLDRANSPDQRYRRDSYSPGRGRGREPSFERGRERVPSEPRKYEEPVRRSGSRDRLDRSPSPPAMPIPLPRPARDLEPLERPVNVVLLKNRPNEEYGLRLGSQLFIKEMTSTGLAYRDGNLQEGDIILKINGTVTENLSLSDAGKLIEKSRGRLQLVVQRDKQQVLIRVPPMVDSDSELDDISEIESYRSYSPQDDRRGHHSDLSSHSSNEKLREKSRDDPPSRLAKMGAMPTPFRAPDRAAEDPPPVLAEREEPPPQTPPAAAAVVTAASKFYAPSKVPVKPSVEDQDVYGPNTIMVHFQKGDSVGLRLAGGNDVGIFIAGVQEDSAAEQEGLHTGDQIMKVNSTDFRGMVREDAVLYLLEIPKGEDVTILVQSKPEVYEDILESGRGDSFYIRTHFEYEKEAPQSLPFSRGEIFKVTDTLYDGKLGNWLAIRTGKDNQLLEKGIIPNKSRAEQMSNVQNAARAASGNDRGDFWRLRGQRAAKKKDLRKSREDLSAAPVATRFPAYERVVLREAGFKRPVVIFGPISDAVNEKLANDMPHKFVIAKTEPKDAGTDKSSGVVRLNTIRQIIEQDLHALLDVTPKAVDTLNYTQWYPIVVFLNPDSKQGVKTMRNRILPGSNRSARKLYEQAVRLRKTCSHLFTATIDLNSANDAWYGSVKDTIQEQQDRAVWVCEGKLDGTEEDLDLHDDRMSYLSALSADYLSMDSRLASDYEDTADEGGAYTDNELDEPMDEPQPVSAIGRSSEPVLPDEKSHPEPRARMRRSGSREVLTREPSPPPAFVPEPPKVRTQTRTDSTRSYDSHTGSVVSSDPAGGNRPLPHPLPPPVALKPTLTRTANPPTEEQRSPGQEEEDPASKSFLGKIKAFEKMDHLARAQRILELQEAENARLEIAQKHPDIYAIPVKLPKPNINRPQPIG, from the exons ATGAAGACCGTCCTCAGTCTGCACAGGAAGTGGGCTCACGCCGTCAAGACCATCCGTATCCTGCAGGGACTC aatccagtcatggaggaaacGGTGTGGGAGCAGTACACAGTGACCCTGCACAGG gatTCAAAGATGGGCTTCGGCATCGCCGTGTCAGGAGGGCGGGACAACCCCAACGACGACACTGGCGAGACGTCCATCGTGGTGTCTGACGTCCTGCAGGGAGGACCGGCCGACGGCCTCTTATT tgagaAAGACCGAGTGGTGCAGGTGAACGCCATCCCCATGGACGGAGCCATCCACTCGTTTGCCGTGCAGACGCTGAGGAAATGTGGCAAAGTGGCCAAAATT ACGGTGAAGAGACCCAGGAAAGTTCCAGTCAATGTTGTAAATCGTCCGCCGTCTCCCGACGATCGCGTCTTCAACAACGACTACAATGACGACTACGGCTACGACCAGGACCGCCGCAGTGCGTACAGCGGGGGGCGGGACCACAGCCCGGAGCGAGGCGGCGGAGGCTACATGGACTCCGGATACCCGCCCCACGAGCGCGACTACGACAGGGACTACGACCGCCGGGAGCGCGGCAGGATCCCGGAGAGGGAGCCCAGCCCGGACCGGCAGTACCGGAGGGACGGCAGCAGAGGGCGCACTCTGGACCGTAGCCCCGACCGCCGCTACAGGAGCGACCACATGCTCGACCGCGACTACAGTCCGGAGAGGAGGCACCGGGACCACAGCCCGGACCGCCGCTACCGCAGCGAGAGAGCCCTGGACAGGGAGTACAGCCCGGACAGACGCTTCCGCAGCGAGCGCACCCTGGACCGCGCCAACAGCCCCGACCAGCGCTACAGGCGCGACAGCTACAGCCCGGGGCGAGGCCGCGGACGCGAGCCCAGCTTCGAGCGAGGCCGAGAACGTGTTCCCAGTGAGCCGAGGAAGTACGAGGAGCCGGTCCGGCGCAGCGGGAGCAGGGACCGCCTGGACCGCTCGCCGTCGCCTCCCGCCATGCCCATCCCTCTGCCCCGACCCGCACGGGACCTGGAGCCGCTGGAGAGACCGGTGAACGTGGTGCTGCTGAAGAACCGACCCAACGAAG AGTACGGTCTTCGTCTGGGCAGTCAGCTCTTCATCAAGGAGATGACCAGCACTGGACTCGCCTACAGAGATGGGAACCTGCAGGAAGGAGACATCATACTCAAG ATTAACGGCACGGTGACGGAGAACCTGTCCCTGAGCGATGCCGGGAAGCTGATCGAGAAGTCGCGCGGGAGGCTGCAGCTGGTGGTGCAGAGGGACAAGCAGCAGGTGCTGATCCGTGTGCCGCCCATGGTCGACAGCGACTCCGAGCTCGACG aTATCTCAGAGATCGAGTCATACCGCTCCTACTCACCGCAGGACGACAGGCGAGGTCACCACTCTGACCTCTCGTCACACTCGTCCAACGAGAAGCTCAGGGAAAAGTCCAG GGATGATCCACCCAGCAGGCTGGCAAAGATGGGCGCGATGCCGACGCCGTTCAGAGCGCCCGACAGAGCCGCCGAAGACCCGCCCCCTGTGctggcagagagggaggagccacCACCACAGACGCCACCAG cagcagcagctgtcgtCACCGCAGCCTCTAAGTTCTACGCTCCTTCTAAGGTGCCGGTGAAGCCGAGCGTAGAAGACCAGGACGTTTACGG ACCGAACACAATCATGGTGCATTTCCAGAAAGGCGACAGCGTGGGTCTGAGGCTGGCCGGAGGAAACGACGTCGGCATCTTCATCGCCGGCGTTCAGGAGGACAGCGCCGCGGAGCAGGAGGGTCTGCACACAGGAGATCAGATCATGAAG gtGAACAGCACAGATTTCAGAGGCATGGTGCGTGAGGACGCCGTCCTCTACCTCCTGGAGATCCCCAAAGGAGAGGATGTAACCATTCTGGTTCAGAGTAAACCTGAAG TGTACGAGGACATCCTCGAGTCAGGCAGAGGCGACTCCTTCTACATCAGGACCCACTTTGAGTACGAGAAGGAGGCGCCGCAGAGTCTTCCCTTCTCCAGAGGAGAGATCTTCAAAGTGACGGACACGCTGTACGACGGCAAACTGGGAAACTGGCTGGCGATCCGCACGGGCAAAGACAACCAGCTGTTAGAGAAAGGAATCATCCCCAACAAGAGCAG AGCCGAGCAAATGTCCAACGTCCAGAACGCTGCTCGGGCGGCGTCGGGCAATGACAGAGGAGACTTCTGGAGGCTGAGGGGTCAAAGGGCAGCGAAGAAGAAGGACCTGCGCAAGAGCCGTGAGGACCTGAGCGCCGCCCCGGTGGCCACCCGCTTTCCTGCCTACGAGAGAGTGGTGTTGCGTGAAG CTGGATTCAAGAGGCCCGTGGTGATATTTGGACCCATTTCTGACGCCGTCAATGAGAAACTGGCCAACGACATGCCGCACAAGTTTGTCATCGCCA AAACGGAGCCTAAAGACGCCGGAACTGACAAATCCTCTGGAGTCGTGAGACTCAACACCATTCGACAAATCATCGAACAG GACCTCCACGCTCTCCTGGACGTGACGCCCAAAGCCGTGGACACGCTGAACTACACGCAGTGGTATCccattgttgttttcctcaACCCGGACTCCAAGCAGGGAGTCAAGACCATGAGGAACCGCATCTTACCCGGGTCCAACCGCAGCGCGCGCAAACTGTATGAGCAGGCAGTCCGACTGAGGAAGACCTGCTCACACCTCTTCACCG CGACCATCGACCTGAACTCGGCCAACGATGCGTGGTACGGCAGCGTGAAAGACACCATTCAGGAGCAGCAGGACCGAgcggtgtgggtgtgtgagggCAAG CTGGACGGCACGGAGGAGGACCTGGATCTCCACGATGACCGCATGTCCTACCTGTCCGCACTGAGCGCCGACTACCTGAGCATGGACAGTCGCCTCGCAAGCGACTACGAGGACACCGCAGACGAGGGCGGGGCTTACACCGACAACGAGCTGGACGAGCCCATGGACGAGCCGCAGCCCGTGTCGGCCATCGGTCGCTCGTCTGAGCCGGTGCTGCCGGACGAG aagtcTCACCCTGAACCTCGGGCTCGTATGAGGAGGTCAGGGAGCAGAGAGGTGTTGACCAGAGAGCCCAGTCCTCCCCCTGCTTTTGTCCCTGAACCCCCAAAG GTTCGGACTCAGACTCGGACTGACTCAACGCGCAGTTACGACTCTCACACCGGCAGCGTCGTCAGCAGTGACCCTGCAGGTGGAAATAGACCACTTCCACATCCACTTCCACCCCCTGTGGCCCTGAAGCCCACCCTCACCCGCACAGCAAACCCCcccacagaggagcagaggagtccgggtcaggaggaggaagaccCGGCCAGCAAGTCCTTCCTGGGCAAG ATTAAAGCGTTTGAGAAAATGGATCATTTGGCTCGAGCTCAGAGGATCCTGGAGCTGCAGGAGGCGGAGAACGCAAGA CTGGAAATCGCACAGAAACATCCAGACATCTACGCTATCCCAGTGAAGCTACCAAAACCCAACATCAACCGTCCACAGCCAATCGGGTAA